The following proteins are encoded in a genomic region of Canis lupus baileyi chromosome 30, mCanLup2.hap1, whole genome shotgun sequence:
- the ZBTB21 gene encoding zinc finger and BTB domain-containing protein 21 isoform X1, producing MEGLLHYINPAHAISLLSALNEERLKGQLCDVLLIVGDQKFRAHKNVLAASSEYFQSLFTNKENESQTVFQLDFCEPDAFDNVLNYIYSSSLFVEKSSLAAVQELGYSLGISFLTNIVSKTPQAPFPTCPNRKKIFIEDDESSSQKRSVIVCQSRNEAQGKTVSQNQPDLSHTSRPSPSAAAKTSTSKPHVPKAAEPLHSLPLADKSWPKDGSVGYAKPLEHSGPLDDPSRSSLVKRSAPPPSKPPQDREPMDEKAGLSSQLPKGKAIELALKRPRPPVLSLGGSTETPYVLKETHRGGGPGEDRNLLYYSKLGLVVPSSGSGSGKPGIDRSGPLVKSLLRRSLSMDSQVPVYSPSIDLKPSPGPPSAASDVPGAVFCAVAQKAPVKDCGEKAAPEERSPAPQPHRLRSFSASQSTEREGEPAVTEVRIKTEPRSPLADPSDIIRVTVGDPAAATRDLPLKTEDDQKDASRLPAKRRLRTDRRPPLKKVREDEPGSPVSAESFQGGPSPPLPDGEFPDSDLNKDEFGELEGTRPNKKFKCKHCLKIFRSTAGLHRHVNMYHNPEKPYACDICHKRFHTNFKVWTHCQTQHGIVKNPSPASSSHAVLDEKFQRKLIDIVREREIKKALIIKLRRSKPGFQGQSSSQAQAIKRNLRSRAKGAYICTYCGKAYRFLSQFKQHIKMHPGEKPIGVHRAAKPKEHVALESPVENKEVYQCRLCNAKLSSLLEQGNHERLCRNATVCPYCSLRFFSPELKQEHESKCEYKKLTCLDCMRTFKSSFSIWRHQVEVHNQNTMAPAENFSLPVLDHNGDVAAASRPQAQPEPGKANHAVTAKDDTAFSDCSEHVNFDSEDSSCLPEDLSLSKQLKIHVKEEPAEEAEEEAPEARAAPKEAGSSKDSSLWPCEKCGKTFTAHKQLERHQELLCSVKPFICHVCNKAFRTNFRLWSHFQSHMSQATEEPAHKDSEACPAPTNSPSPPPLPPPPPLPKIQPLEPDSPTGLAEHPAPSTEKLFVPQESDTLFYHAPPLSAITFKRQFMCKLCHRTFKTAFSLWSHEQSHN from the coding sequence ATGGAGGGGCTGCTGCATTACATCAACCCGGCACATGCCATCTCTCTGCTGAGTGCGCTCAATGAGGAGCGCCTCAAAGGACAGCTGTGTGACGTGCTTCTGATTGTTGGAGACCAGAAGTTTCGAGCTCATAAAAATGTCTTGGCCGCCAGCAGTGAATACTTCCAGAGTTTATTCACAAACAAGGAGAATGAGTCACAGACTGTCTTTCAGCTTGACTTTTGTGAACCCGATGCTTTTGATAACGTTTTGAACTACATTTACTCTTCTTCTTTATTTGTCGAGAAGAGCAGTCTCGCTGCTGTGCAAGAACTGGGCTACAGCCTTGGGATTTCCTTCCTGACTAACATCGTCTCTAAAACACCTCAGGCCCCCTTTCCAACGTGtcccaacagaaaaaaaatattcatagaagaTGATGAAAGCAGTTCTCAGAAGAGAAGCGTCATTGTTTGTCAAAGTAGAAACGAAGCACAGGGAAAAACTGTGAGTCAGAATCAACCCGACCTAAGCCATACTTCCCGGCCCTCACCTAGCGCCGCGGCCAAGACCAGCACCAGTAAGCCCCATGTCCCCAAAGCAGCCGAGCCGCTCCACAGTCTGCCACTAGCTGACAAGAGTTGGCCGAAAGATGGTTCAGTGGGCTATGCCAAGCCTCTGGAGCACTCTGGGCCTCTGGATGACCCTTCCCGAAGCAGTTTGGTGAAAAGGAGCGCGCCGCCGCCTTCCAAGCCTCCGCAGGACAGAGAGCCGATGGACGAGAAAGCGGGTCTGAGCAGCCAGCTCCCCAAAGGCAAAGCCATAGAGCTGGCTTTGAAGAGACCCCGGCCCCCGGTCCTGTCCCTCGGAGGCTCGACGGAGACCCCCTACGTGCTGAAGGAAACTCACCGAGGCGGCGGGCCGGGTGAGGACAGGAACTTGCTGTACTACTCGaagctggggctggtggtcccgTCCAGCGGCTCTGGCTCCGGGAAGCCGGGCATCGACAGGAGCGGCCCGCTCGTCAAGAGCCTGCTCAGACGGTCGCTATCCATGGACAGCCAGGTGCCTGTCTACTCGCCCTCAATAGATCTGAAGCCGTCCCCGGGGCCCCCTTCGGCGGCGAGCGACGTGCCGGGGGCCGTGTTCTGCGCTGTGGCTCAGAAGGCACCTGTAAAGGATTGCGGGGAGAAGGCGGCCCCCGAGGAGCGGAGCCCTGCACCCCAGCCGCACCGCCTGAGATCCTTCAGTGCCTCACAGtccacagagagggagggggagccgGCCGTGACCGAGGTTCGCATCAAGacggagccccgcagccccctggcCGACCCCTCCGACATCATCCGTGTCACCGTGGGGGACCCGGCGGCCGCCACCAGGGACCTCCCCTTGAAAACCGAAGACGACCAGAAAGACGCGAGCCGGCTCCCGGCCAAACGGAGGCTCCGGACGGACCGCAGGCCGCCGCTGAAGAAGGTGAGGGAGGACGAGCCCGGGTCCCCAGTGTCCGCAGAGAGCTTCCAGGGGGGCCCGAGCCCCCCGCTCCCCGACGGCGAGTTTCCCGATTCTGACTTGAATAAAGATGAATTTGGTGAGTTGGAGGGAACAAGaccaaacaaaaaatttaaatgcaaacatTGCCTTAAGATCTTTAGATCGACAGCAGGTCTTCACCGGCACGTTAACATGTACCATAACCCCGAGAAGCCCTACGCTTGCGACATCTGTCACAAGCGGTTTCACACAAACTTCAAAGTGTGGACACACTGTCAGACCCAGCACGGCATCGTGAAGAACCCGTCACCGGCCTCTAGTTCACATGCCGTTTTGGATGAGAAATTCCAAAGAAAGCTGATTGACATAgtgcgagagagagagattaagaagGCCCTGATCATTAAGCTGCGGCGCAGCAAGCCTGGGTTCCAGGGGCAGAGTAGCTCCCAGGCCCAGGCCATCAAGAGGAACTTGCGGTCGCGAGCCAAAGGAGCATACATTTGTACTTATTGTGGAAAAGCCTATCGCTTTCTCTCGCAGTTCAAGCAGCACATAAAAATGCACCCGGGAGAAAAGCCCATTGGCGTCCATAGAGCCGCCAAGCCCAAAGAGCATGTCGCTCTCGAGAGTCCGGTAGAGAACAAGGAGGTTTACCAGTGCCGCCTCTGTAATGCTAAGCTCTCTTCTCTTCTAGAGCAAGGAAACCACGAGCGCTTATGCAGGAACGCAACCGTTTGCCCCTACTGCAGCCTTAGGTTTTTCTCGCCGGAGCTCAAGCAGGAGCACGAGAGTAAGTGTGAGTACAAGAAGCTGACGTGTCTGGATTGCATGCGCACCTTCAAGTCCTCCTTCAGCATCTGGCGGCACCAGGTGGAAGTCCACAATCAGAACACCATGGCGCCGGCTGAGAACTTCTCCCTCCCCGTCCTGGACCACAACGGTGACGTGGCGGCCGCCTcccggccccaggcccagcctgaGCCTGGCAAAGCCAACCACGCGGTCACTGCGAAAGATGACACCGCGTTCAGCGACTGTTCGGAGCACGTGAACTTTGACTCGGAAGATTCCTCCTGTCTGCCCGAAGACCTGAGCCTCTCTAAGCAGCTGAAGATCCACGTCAAGGAGGAGCCCGCGGAGGAGGCCGAGGAAGAGGCGCCCGAGGCCCGCGCCGCCCCCAAGGAGGCAGGCTCCAGCAAGGACAGCAGCCTGTGGCCCTGCGAGAAATGTGGCAAGACGTTCACGGCGCACAAGCAGCTGGAGCGGCACCAGGAGCTCCTGTGCTCCGTGAAACCTTTCATCTGCCACGTGTGCAACAAAGCTTTCCGCACCAACTTCCGCCTCTGGAGTCACTTCCAGTCCCACATGTCTCAGGCTACGGAGGAGCCGGCGCATAAAGACTCAGAGGCCTGCCCCGCACCCACAAACTCTCCGTCCccgcccccgctgcccccgcccccgccgctgccCAAGATCCAGCCCCTGGAGCCTGACAGCCCCACCGGGTTGGCCGAGCACCCTGCTCCCTCCACGGAGAAGCTCTTTGTACCCCAGGAATCCGACACGCTTTTTTACCATGCACCCCCGCTCTCTGCAATCACATTTAAGAGACAGTTCATGTGCAAACTGTGCCACAGGACATTCAAGACAGCCTTCAGCCTTTGGAGTCACGAACAGAGCCACAACTGA
- the ZBTB21 gene encoding zinc finger and BTB domain-containing protein 21 isoform X2: MEGLLHYINPAHAISLLSALNEERLKGQLCDVLLIVGDQKFRAHKNVLAASSEYFQSLFTNKENESQTVFQLDFCEPDAFDNVLNYIYSSSLFVEKSSLAAVQELGYSLGISFLTNIVSKTPQAPFPTCPNRKKIFIEDDESSSQKRSVIVCQSRNEAQGKTVSQNQPDLSHTSRPSPSAAAKTSTSKPHVPKAAEPLHSLPLADKSWPKDGSVGYAKPLEHSGPLDDPSRSSLVKRSAPPPSKPPQDREPMDEKAGLSSQLPKGKAIELALKRPRPPVLSLGGSTETPYVLKETHRGGGPGEDRNLLYYSKLGLVVPSSGSGSGKPGIDRSGPLVKSLLRRSLSMDSQVPVYSPSIDLKPSPGPPSAASDVPGAVFCAVAQKAPVKDCGEKAAPEERSPAPQPHRLRSFSASQSTEREGEPAVTEVRIKTEPRSPLADPSDIIRVTVGDPAAATRDLPLKTEDDQKDASRLPAKRRLRTDRRPPLKKVREDEPGSPVSAESFQGGPSPPLPDGEFPDSDLNKDEFEQGNHERLCRNATVCPYCSLRFFSPELKQEHESKCEYKKLTCLDCMRTFKSSFSIWRHQVEVHNQNTMAPAENFSLPVLDHNGDVAAASRPQAQPEPGKANHAVTAKDDTAFSDCSEHVNFDSEDSSCLPEDLSLSKQLKIHVKEEPAEEAEEEAPEARAAPKEAGSSKDSSLWPCEKCGKTFTAHKQLERHQELLCSVKPFICHVCNKAFRTNFRLWSHFQSHMSQATEEPAHKDSEACPAPTNSPSPPPLPPPPPLPKIQPLEPDSPTGLAEHPAPSTEKLFVPQESDTLFYHAPPLSAITFKRQFMCKLCHRTFKTAFSLWSHEQSHN, translated from the exons ATGGAGGGGCTGCTGCATTACATCAACCCGGCACATGCCATCTCTCTGCTGAGTGCGCTCAATGAGGAGCGCCTCAAAGGACAGCTGTGTGACGTGCTTCTGATTGTTGGAGACCAGAAGTTTCGAGCTCATAAAAATGTCTTGGCCGCCAGCAGTGAATACTTCCAGAGTTTATTCACAAACAAGGAGAATGAGTCACAGACTGTCTTTCAGCTTGACTTTTGTGAACCCGATGCTTTTGATAACGTTTTGAACTACATTTACTCTTCTTCTTTATTTGTCGAGAAGAGCAGTCTCGCTGCTGTGCAAGAACTGGGCTACAGCCTTGGGATTTCCTTCCTGACTAACATCGTCTCTAAAACACCTCAGGCCCCCTTTCCAACGTGtcccaacagaaaaaaaatattcatagaagaTGATGAAAGCAGTTCTCAGAAGAGAAGCGTCATTGTTTGTCAAAGTAGAAACGAAGCACAGGGAAAAACTGTGAGTCAGAATCAACCCGACCTAAGCCATACTTCCCGGCCCTCACCTAGCGCCGCGGCCAAGACCAGCACCAGTAAGCCCCATGTCCCCAAAGCAGCCGAGCCGCTCCACAGTCTGCCACTAGCTGACAAGAGTTGGCCGAAAGATGGTTCAGTGGGCTATGCCAAGCCTCTGGAGCACTCTGGGCCTCTGGATGACCCTTCCCGAAGCAGTTTGGTGAAAAGGAGCGCGCCGCCGCCTTCCAAGCCTCCGCAGGACAGAGAGCCGATGGACGAGAAAGCGGGTCTGAGCAGCCAGCTCCCCAAAGGCAAAGCCATAGAGCTGGCTTTGAAGAGACCCCGGCCCCCGGTCCTGTCCCTCGGAGGCTCGACGGAGACCCCCTACGTGCTGAAGGAAACTCACCGAGGCGGCGGGCCGGGTGAGGACAGGAACTTGCTGTACTACTCGaagctggggctggtggtcccgTCCAGCGGCTCTGGCTCCGGGAAGCCGGGCATCGACAGGAGCGGCCCGCTCGTCAAGAGCCTGCTCAGACGGTCGCTATCCATGGACAGCCAGGTGCCTGTCTACTCGCCCTCAATAGATCTGAAGCCGTCCCCGGGGCCCCCTTCGGCGGCGAGCGACGTGCCGGGGGCCGTGTTCTGCGCTGTGGCTCAGAAGGCACCTGTAAAGGATTGCGGGGAGAAGGCGGCCCCCGAGGAGCGGAGCCCTGCACCCCAGCCGCACCGCCTGAGATCCTTCAGTGCCTCACAGtccacagagagggagggggagccgGCCGTGACCGAGGTTCGCATCAAGacggagccccgcagccccctggcCGACCCCTCCGACATCATCCGTGTCACCGTGGGGGACCCGGCGGCCGCCACCAGGGACCTCCCCTTGAAAACCGAAGACGACCAGAAAGACGCGAGCCGGCTCCCGGCCAAACGGAGGCTCCGGACGGACCGCAGGCCGCCGCTGAAGAAGGTGAGGGAGGACGAGCCCGGGTCCCCAGTGTCCGCAGAGAGCTTCCAGGGGGGCCCGAGCCCCCCGCTCCCCGACGGCGAGTTTCCCGATTCTGACTTGAATAAAGATGAATTTG AGCAAGGAAACCACGAGCGCTTATGCAGGAACGCAACCGTTTGCCCCTACTGCAGCCTTAGGTTTTTCTCGCCGGAGCTCAAGCAGGAGCACGAGAGTAAGTGTGAGTACAAGAAGCTGACGTGTCTGGATTGCATGCGCACCTTCAAGTCCTCCTTCAGCATCTGGCGGCACCAGGTGGAAGTCCACAATCAGAACACCATGGCGCCGGCTGAGAACTTCTCCCTCCCCGTCCTGGACCACAACGGTGACGTGGCGGCCGCCTcccggccccaggcccagcctgaGCCTGGCAAAGCCAACCACGCGGTCACTGCGAAAGATGACACCGCGTTCAGCGACTGTTCGGAGCACGTGAACTTTGACTCGGAAGATTCCTCCTGTCTGCCCGAAGACCTGAGCCTCTCTAAGCAGCTGAAGATCCACGTCAAGGAGGAGCCCGCGGAGGAGGCCGAGGAAGAGGCGCCCGAGGCCCGCGCCGCCCCCAAGGAGGCAGGCTCCAGCAAGGACAGCAGCCTGTGGCCCTGCGAGAAATGTGGCAAGACGTTCACGGCGCACAAGCAGCTGGAGCGGCACCAGGAGCTCCTGTGCTCCGTGAAACCTTTCATCTGCCACGTGTGCAACAAAGCTTTCCGCACCAACTTCCGCCTCTGGAGTCACTTCCAGTCCCACATGTCTCAGGCTACGGAGGAGCCGGCGCATAAAGACTCAGAGGCCTGCCCCGCACCCACAAACTCTCCGTCCccgcccccgctgcccccgcccccgccgctgccCAAGATCCAGCCCCTGGAGCCTGACAGCCCCACCGGGTTGGCCGAGCACCCTGCTCCCTCCACGGAGAAGCTCTTTGTACCCCAGGAATCCGACACGCTTTTTTACCATGCACCCCCGCTCTCTGCAATCACATTTAAGAGACAGTTCATGTGCAAACTGTGCCACAGGACATTCAAGACAGCCTTCAGCCTTTGGAGTCACGAACAGAGCCACAACTGA